Proteins from a genomic interval of Helicoverpa armigera isolate CAAS_96S chromosome 9, ASM3070526v1, whole genome shotgun sequence:
- the LOC110369934 gene encoding uncharacterized protein LOC110369934 isoform X1, translated as MLATLKKALKWNSTKSPSENKDTQKSLLFAAFIGLLEDVLFWRKMWMSLSFMFILNIIFFVSVHQQVNLLEFFLGSCTAAVAIDAFESWLKHKHRTSCLKRLGGHGNQLYSVGMQIKLWFRNRWNDFLYLRETNHTKAFLLINMNLILVFLTGKYISGYVLTYLLLMFICVFYKLILPLLKLCKNMKQDLESDCELEGFIPDISEVDINLLSIEPDPVPNMDEKQIYDYWKPVDVPLAECSDSSENSSSLVTNFSIEKLQTLEKDVDSSDTSEDEYIPLDQQKPQAKVQSTLQVVKPASTWSSSAYNAFWNITGAVANMIQTESSETKRNRLSSIDSSDGFEMIDQNDLT; from the exons ATGTTAGCGACGTTAAAAAAGGCATTAAAATGGAATTCAACAAAATCTCCTTCAGAAAACAAAGACACCCAAAAATCCCTCTTATTCGCAGCTTTTATTGGCTTACTTGAAGATGTCTTATTTTGGAGAAAAATGTGGATGTCTTTGTCTTTTATGTTcattctaaatataatattctt TGTAAGTGTTCATCAACAAGTGAACCTTTTAGAGTTTTTTTTGGGTTCCTGTACTGCAGCAGTAGCTATTGATGCATTCGAAAGTTGGTTGAAACACAAACACAGAACTTCATGCCTCAAACGGTTAGGTGGCCATGGAAATCAACTATATTCAGTAGGAATGCAGATCAAACTATGGTTTCGAAACAGATGGAATGACTTTTTGTATTTAAGAGAAACCAATCACACTAAA GCTTTCCTATTAATCAACATGAACTTGATATTGGTTTTTCTCACTGGCAAATATATTAGTGGCTATGTTCTAACATACCTATTGCTCATGTTTATATGTGTTTTCTACAAGTTGATATTACccttattaaaattatgtaaaaatatgaagCAAGACTTAG aatCTGACTGTGAATTGGAAGGTTTTATTCCAGACATATCTGAAGTTGATATTAACTTATTATCTATTGAACCTGACCCAGTCCCAAATATGGATGAAAAACAAATTTATG atTACTGGAAACCTGTTGATGTTCCCCTGGCTGAGTGCAGTGACAGCTCTGAAAATAGCAGCTCATTAGTTACAAATTTTTCAATAGAAAAACTCCAAACCCTTGAAAAGGATGTTGATTCTTCAGATACCAGTGAAGATGAATATATACCTCTAG atcaACAAAAGCCACAAGCCAAAGTGCAGTCAACTTTACAAGTGGTAAAACCAGCAAGTACCTGGAGCAGCTCTGCATATAATGCATTCTGGAATATTACAGGAGCTGTGGCAAACATGATCCAAACAGAATCCAGTGAGACTAAAAGGAATCGATTATCCAGTATAGACTCATCTGATGGTTTTGAAATGATTGACCAAAATGATTTAacttaa
- the LOC110369934 gene encoding uncharacterized protein LOC110369934 isoform X2, translated as MLATLKKALKWNSTKSPSENKDTQKSLLFAAFIGLLEDVLFWRKMWMSLSFMFILNIIFFVSVHQQVNLLEFFLGSCTAAVAIDAFESWLKHKHRTSCLKRLGGHGNQLYSVGMQIKLWFRNRWNDFLYLRETNHTKAFLLINMNLILVFLTGKYISGYVLTYLLLMFICVFYKLILPLLKLCKNMKQDLESDCELEGFIPDISEVDINLLSIEPDPVPNMDEKQIYDYWKPVDVPLAECSDSSENSSSLVTNFSIEKLQTLEKDVDSSDTSEDEYIPLGKFYE; from the exons ATGTTAGCGACGTTAAAAAAGGCATTAAAATGGAATTCAACAAAATCTCCTTCAGAAAACAAAGACACCCAAAAATCCCTCTTATTCGCAGCTTTTATTGGCTTACTTGAAGATGTCTTATTTTGGAGAAAAATGTGGATGTCTTTGTCTTTTATGTTcattctaaatataatattctt TGTAAGTGTTCATCAACAAGTGAACCTTTTAGAGTTTTTTTTGGGTTCCTGTACTGCAGCAGTAGCTATTGATGCATTCGAAAGTTGGTTGAAACACAAACACAGAACTTCATGCCTCAAACGGTTAGGTGGCCATGGAAATCAACTATATTCAGTAGGAATGCAGATCAAACTATGGTTTCGAAACAGATGGAATGACTTTTTGTATTTAAGAGAAACCAATCACACTAAA GCTTTCCTATTAATCAACATGAACTTGATATTGGTTTTTCTCACTGGCAAATATATTAGTGGCTATGTTCTAACATACCTATTGCTCATGTTTATATGTGTTTTCTACAAGTTGATATTACccttattaaaattatgtaaaaatatgaagCAAGACTTAG aatCTGACTGTGAATTGGAAGGTTTTATTCCAGACATATCTGAAGTTGATATTAACTTATTATCTATTGAACCTGACCCAGTCCCAAATATGGATGAAAAACAAATTTATG atTACTGGAAACCTGTTGATGTTCCCCTGGCTGAGTGCAGTGACAGCTCTGAAAATAGCAGCTCATTAGTTACAAATTTTTCAATAGAAAAACTCCAAACCCTTGAAAAGGATGTTGATTCTTCAGATACCAGTGAAGATGAATATATACCTCTAGGCAAGTTCTATGAGTGA